In the Oryza glaberrima chromosome 6, OglaRS2, whole genome shotgun sequence genome, one interval contains:
- the LOC127777567 gene encoding uncharacterized protein LOC127777567 — translation MASNIQSEAESARDRAQESVVIVRVNTDPNEYCCGCVVRSKFVGGSGNRTTLVITSSKFVQGRENDLTVVFWNKKELKATFLRTHGAFCLLATDFYLWCQPIHLLEGNAGLENSRTFMRVPLNHSTTRFVFTYTSSRSVESYPVETPNHAVPNSHEYFMVSCSYFQKTSKGVSRLTGAPVFCTGDAGTAGRTIGIILQDCRPATGCSGAEFKVALNASHLQKVLSILDPPDPPQKRNHNLSGGKKRKATGSGGGRGRRQRV, via the coding sequence ATGGCATCGAACATACAATCTGAAGCTGAGTCAGCTCGTGATAGAGCCCAAGAATCGGTGGTGATTGTTCGAGTCAATACAGATCCTAATGAGTACTGTTGTGGTTGCGTAGTCAGGTCCAAGTTTGTTGGGGGATCCGGAAACAGAACCACACTGGTTATAACTTCATCTAAGTTTGTACAGGGTCGAGAGAACGATTTGACGGTTGTTTTCTGGAACAAAAAAGAGTTAAAGGCTACCTTTCTTAGGACACATGGTGCGTTTTGTTTACTGGCTACTGATTTCTACCTTTGGTGCCAGCCTATTCACTTGTTGGAAGGCAACGCTGGGCTGGAGAATTCGCGCACGTTCATGCGAGTTCCGCTCAACCATAGTACAACCCGGTTTGTGTTCACTTATACCAGTAGTAGGTCGGTTGAGTCGTACCCAGTTGAAACTCCAAATCATGCAGTACCAAATTCACATGAATACTTCATGGTCAGCTGTAGCTATTTTCAAAAGACCAGCAAAGGAGTCAGCAGATTAACAGGTGCCCCTGTATTTTGTACGGGGGATGCTGGGACAGCTGGAAGGACCATTGGTATCATTTTGCAGGATTGTCGCCCTGCAACAGGTTGTTCAGGTGCTGAATTTAAAGTTGCACTCAATGCAAGCCATCTCCAGAAGGTGCTATCGATTCTTGATCCACCAGATCCACCACAAAAGAGGAACCACAACCTTAGCGGGGGTAAGAAGAGGAAGGCTACAGGAagtgggggaggaagaggaaggcggcAAAGAGTCTAG
- the LOC127776686 gene encoding uncharacterized protein LOC127776686, with protein MRKAKRGGGDLPRSFHKNSRAFKNEWISGDLLRNSKQDVWTGLSDGLKSYLSKSVASIILFNGDEILFSCSGIAMEHQFFTKFLTTATLVRALNATTKHHDDLKIQVRLDGTRLYDGYMAEYDLDNDFSVVEVYSVRDVQVGPFQSALESLPHGEVLAVGRDTSGEIMVKTVELNGDSRVSEDDRDLHCKISKPWEGGPLLSVDGDMVGMNLFFTNRRAIFLPWGTTLNHYLTFVQKKTGLVQSKKMKVHRPEASIGEKSNSHPEVHGDFLNQEQLDLDSMGYPMLPSSMLGAGMILVNSFEDPFGDIYGEGVWRKFSRRASILNRNVVALASFNGEKRFFACTGFFIEWSGSKMILTSASLVRDSGDENKIDENLRIKVFLNNQCKEGKLEHCNLHYNIALVSVKYRALRPLNTSFDCKSSRVVAVGRCFNSGTLMATSGRLVPWTGTLDCQFLARSTCKITKAGIGGPLVNLDGNVIGMNFYDTRIGTPFLLWEEICKILASFETKSESGGDIGNASRACFWKMPRDVKNKVNRWPVPKPRWCRPEDAESDDDDKLAFDDIGQLQYSYILGRKVKLLRLTIPISVPIVEAKSTDEPGVDPFAQRKQKKKRVEKQGKNRLENLKKAAKVGALPSHIQLAATSLPITGTKADLPKKSRKEDLENVAGMGSATASGGKFDEKLPGEKPPKHPGKHKKFIPVAEGEGMGNLGKQQNNKILMSLLARNSEQLDVCKANTMYKVKKEKRRRKDREMASRSDKLKPQKKPFKKSSKKKA; from the exons ATGCGGAAAGCTAAGAGGGGCGGTGGTGATCTCCCTAGAAGCTTTCATAAGAATAGTAGAGCCTTCAAGAATGAGTGGATCTCAG GTGACCTCCTTCGGAACTCTAAGCAAGATGTTTGGACTGGTCTCAGTGATGGGCTTAAATCATATTTGTCTAAAAGTGTCGCTTCTATTATTTTGTTCAATG GAGACGAAATCTTATTTTCATGCTCAGGCATCGCTATGGAACACCAGTTTTTTACAAAGTTTTTGACTACCGCAACTCTGGTTAGAGCTCTTAATGCCACGACCAAACACCATGATGACTTAAAG atTCAAGTGCGCCTTGATGGCACCAGACTGTATGATGGGTATATGGCTGAATATGATTTGGATAATGACTTTTCTGTTGTCGAAGTCTATAGTGTCCGTGATGTTCAGGTTGGACCTTTCCAAAGTGCACTTGAAAGTCTGCCCCATGGTGAGGTGTTAGCTGTAGGGCGTGACACCTCCGGCGAAATAATGGTCAAGACTGTGGAGTTGAATGGCGATTCAAGGGTATCTGAGGATGATAGAGATCTTCATTGTAAAATCTCAAAG CCTTGGGAAGGTGGGCCGCTTCTTTCTGTTGATGGGGATATGGTTGGCATGAACCTTTTTTTTACCAATAGAAGAGCCATTTTTCTACCATGGGGCACAACTCTCAATCATTACTTGACATTCGTGCAAAAGAAGACTGGCCTTGTACAatcaaaaaaaatgaaggttCACAG GCCTGAAGCATCCATAGGTGAGAAATCTAACAGCCATCCAGAAG TACATGGAGATTTTCTCAACCAGGAACAGTTAGATCTAGACTCCATGGGTTATCCTATGTTACCATCCTCCATGTTAGGAG CTGGCATGATCTTGGTTAATTCTTTTGAAGACCCTTTTGGCGACATATATGGTGAAGGTGTCTGGAGAAAATTCAGCAGAAGAGCTTCTATCCTAAATCGCAATGTTGTCGCACTGGCTTCATTCAATG GAGAAAAAAGGTTTTTTGCATGCACAGGTTTTTTTATTGAATGGAGTGGATCTAAGATGATTTTGACATCAGCGAGCTTGGTTAGAGATTCTGGTGATGAGAACAAGATTGATGAAAACTTGAGG ATTAAAGTGTTTCTTAACAACCAATGCAAAGAAGGGAAGTTAGAGCATTGCAATCTACATTACAACATTGCTCTAGTCAGTGTCAAGTACCGTGCTCTTCGTCCATTAAATACGAGCTTTGATTGCAAGTCTTCTAGAGTAGTGGCTGTAGGGCGTTGCTTCAATTCTGGCACGTTAATGGCTACTAGTGGTCGTCTAGTTCCTTGGACAGGCACACTTGACTGCCAGTTCCTCGCACGTTCCACGTGTAAAATTACTAAG GCTGGGATTGGAGGCCCTCTTGTTAATCTTGATGGCAATGTTATTGGCATGAACTTCTATGACACAAGAATTGGAACTCCTTTCTTATTATGGGAAGAGATCTGCAAGATTCTAGCATCGTTTGAGACAAAAAG TGAATCTGGTGGTGATATTGGCAATGCCTCTCGTGCATGTTTCTGGAAAATGCCAAGAGATGTCAAAAATAAGGTTAACAG GTGGCCTGTGCCCAAGCCACGCTGGTGCCGTCCTGAAGATGCtgaatctgatgatgatgataagtTAGCTTTTGATGATATTGGCCAGCTTCAATacagttatattttgggacgtaAAGTCAAGCTCCTTCGTCTCACAATCCCCATATCGGTTCCGATTGTTGAAGCTAAATCCACTGATG AGCCTGGAGTTGATCCTTTCGCACAAAGGAAGCAAAAGAAGAAGCGGGTAGAAAAGCAAGGAAAAAACAGACTAGAGAACTTAAAGAAAGCTGCAAAAGTTGGTGCTTTGCCAAG TCATATACAACTTGCTGCAACGTCCTTGCCCATCACAGGAACTAAAGCTGATCTTCCgaaaaaatctagaaaagagGATCTTGAGAATGTTGCTGGCATGGGATCTGCAACAGCAAGTGGTGGGAAGTTTGATGAGAAGTTGCCTGGCGAGAAACCTCCAAAGCATCCTGGCAAACATAAAAAG TTTATCCCAGTTGCTGAAGGGGAGGGAATGGGCAACCTGGGGAAACAGCAGAATAACAAAATCCTGATGTCTCTACTTGCCAGAAACTCTGAACAGCTTGATGTTTGCAAG GCAAACACAATGTACAAGGTGAAGAAGGAAAAGCGAAGAAGGAAAGACAGAGAGATGGCCTCGAGATCTGATAAGCTCAAGCCCCAGAAGAAACCTTTCAAGAAATCATCGAAGAAAAAAGCTTAG
- the LOC127777473 gene encoding APETALA2-like protein 5: protein MRRPIRRGPRSRSSQYRNVTFYRRTGRWESHIWAYDLATIKFRGVEADINFSLEDYEDDLKQVRARLTRSLRMSNLTMRRSSSTCSSGRARGSPGETPSTGA, encoded by the exons ATGCGACGCCCAATCCGACGCGGGCCGCGGTCGCGCAGCTCGCAGTACCGCAACGTCACGTTCTACCGCCGCACCGGGCGATGGGAATCGCACATATG GGCGTACGATCTGGCGACGATCAAGTTCCGCGGCGTGGAGGCCGACATCAATTTCAGCTTGGAGGATTACGAGGATGATCTGAAGCAGGTGAGAGCAAGATTAACGAGATCATTGCGGATGAGCAATCTGACCATGAGGAGGAGTTCGTCCACGTGCTCCAGCGGCAGAGCACGGGGTTCCCCCGGGGAAACTCCAAGTACAGGGGCGTGA
- the LOC127777685 gene encoding uncharacterized protein LOC127777685 codes for MSKTNPNQLVETSAELARDAVLTVIVIKNRIVDSVRFRGVVFGTAFVIRSDDWGSIVLTAQHVVEDLQPGDTLRVRTMLQSGVRELSASVLYEHRWSDVAILSVPGLRNVRQLTFEPSVLNSDSVIGVGYANPIDLFPGIEMACKRIPDLSPGSVVSTEYVGLYQGVDVTFVHLEMVGMRGMSGMPILNATGVVAMLIEGEGAYSTAVSYGTVFQVLKAYLKIRLRHHMDAPVDTMTMEQVLDALH; via the exons ATGTCGAAGACAAATCCCAACCAGTTGGTTGAGACGAGCGCTGAGCTCGCAAGGGACGCGGTGCTCACTGTTATCGTCATCAAGAACCGTATCGTCGACTCTGTCCGATTCAGGGGGGTCGTATTCGGAACAGCTTTTGTCATCAGAAGCGACGACTGGGGGTCGATCGTCCTCACGGCTCAACACGTTGTTGAGGATCTGCAGCCCGGGGATACACTGCGCGTGCGGACAATGCTACAAAGCGGCGTCCGAGAGCTATCTGCCTCTGTTCTCTACGAGCACAGATGGTCAGATGTTGCGATTCTGAGTGTTCCAGGACTCCGGAATGTGCGGCAGCTTACCTTTGAACCATCAGTGCTCAACAGTGACAGTGTAATCGGTGTCGGGTACGCTAATCCAATTGATCTGTTCCCCGGCATCGAAATGGCGTGTAAGCGTATTCCTGATTTGTCACCAGGCAGTGTTGT GTCGACTGAATATGTTGGTTTGTACCAAGGTGTTGACGTCACCTTTGTTCATCTTGAAATGGTTGGAATGAGAGGCATGTCAGGCATGCCTATACTCAACGCAACAGGGGTCGTTGCCATGCTAATCGAGGGTGAAGGGGCATACAGTACGGCAGTTTCGTATGGTACCGTCTTCCAGGTGCTTAAGGCATATCTCAAGATCCGTCTTCGCCACCAC ATGGATGCTCCGGTAGACACAATGACCATGGAGCAGGTCCTTGATGCGCTGCATTGA
- the LOC127776395 gene encoding uncharacterized protein LOC127776395, which produces MPSTTTAGVDVDASDASLAMSWACAASLVAIAGERSPETDRTTISMGMLNLMRLMSVKRRRRRQVQVPHDGLIALRAKRKGSPCQQDGDSQGAADIEIPDLPEDIWRLIHSLMPMRAAARAACVSRSFLSSWRCHPNLNFSSEAFGLNRNACGKEELAGLFYSKVNHILKRHSGIGVKKLTIKVYSDCSGKGSSYLNNWLQIAVKPGIEELIISLTQFQAKYNFPCFLLSNGSGDSIQYLHLSNCSFHPTVTLGGLRSLTRLYLCCVRITENELGCLLSHSLALEQLEIRYCDRIVCLKVPCLLQRLISLKVFGCDDLKLIENEAPNVSIFAFQGDKTQLKLGETLQIKSLCMVRSGYVYHARAELPSIMPNLESLAIKSRKETAFASKLCSKFLCLKHLSIALIGYFPAYDYLSLASYIHAAPSLETFYLNVMQRYVQNVSIFAHPADLRSIREEQHHSLKSVRVTSFISVKSLVELTCHILESTTSLECLTLDASQTGFRCDTPGSKIGKCPPLERDIIMEGHRGVLAIRRCIQPRVPSTVKLNVLEPCSCHSTEL; this is translated from the exons ATGCCGTCGACGACCACTGCCGGTGTAGATGTGGATGCCTCGGACGCGTCGCTTGCAATGTCTTGGGCCTGCGCCGCGAGTCTCG TGGCCATCGCCGGAGAGAGATCCCCTGAGACAGATAGGACCACCATCTCCATGGGGATGCTGAATCTGATGCGCCTCATGTCCgtcaagcgccgccgccgccgccaagtccAAGTTCCCCATG ATGGATTGATTGCCTTACGGGCTAAAAGAAAGGGTTCACCCTGCCAACAAGATGGCGATTCTCAGGGCGCTGCTGACATAGAGATACCAGACCTTCCAGAG GACATCTGGCGTCTTATACATTCCTTGATGCCAATGCGAGCTGCTGCCCGAGCTGCCTGTGTGTCTCGTTCCTTTCTAAGTTCCTGGAGATGCCATCCCAACCTCAATTTCAGTAGTGAAGCATTTGGGTTGAATAGAAATGCATGTGGAAAGGAAGAATTGGCTGGACTTTTCTACAGCAAAGTCAACCACATTCTCAAAAGGCACTCAGGCATCGGCGTGAAAAAGCTTACGATTAAGGTATATTCAGATTGTAGTGGGAAGGGCTCTTCATACCTCAACAATTGGCTTCAGATTGCTGTTAAACCAGGGATTGAAGAACTCATAATTTCACTGACCCAGTTCCAGGCAAAGTACAATTTCCCATGCTTTCTTCTGTCGAATGGGAGTGGAGACTCAATCCAATATCTTCACCTTTCTAACTGTTCCTTCCACCCAACAGTCACACTTGGTGGCTTAAGAAGTCTGACGAGACTGTATCTTTGTTGTGTGCGTATTACGGAGAACGAGTTAGGCTGCCTTCTTTCCCATTCTCTTGCATTGGAGCAGTTGGAAATCAGGTACTGCGATAGGATTGTTTGCCTGAAGGTACCTTGCCTACTGCAGCGGCTTATCTCCCTGAAGGTGTTTGGGTGTGACGATCTGAAACTGATAGAAAATGAAGCTCCTAATGTCTCCATTTTTGCATTTCAAGGGGACAAAACGCAACTGAAACTTGGAGAAACTTTGCAAATAAAGAGCCTATGCATGGTCCGCTCTGGTTATGTTTATCATGCTCGTGCTGAACTTCCATCCATCATGCCAAATCTTGAATCTCTTGCCATAAAGTCACGCAAAGAG ACGGCCTTTGCATCGAAGCTGTGTAGCAAATTCCTCTGCCTCAAGCACTTGAGCATTGCCCTTATTGGATATTTCCCAGCCTATGACTATTTGTCCCTGGCTTCTTATATTCATGCTGCACCTTCTCTGGAGACTTTCTACCTGAAT GTAATGCAGCGGTACGTGCAGAATGTTTCAATTTTTGCACATCCTGCAGATCTGAGATCAATACGAGAAGAGCAGCATCACAGCCTTAAGAGTGTGAGGGTCACATCATTCATCTCTGTAAAGAGCTTGGTTGAGCTGACATGCCATATCCTTGAGAGTACAACTTCACTTGAGTGCTTGACATTGGATGCTTCTCAGACTGGCTTTAGGTGTGATACTCCTGGCAGCAAAATTGGCAAATGCCCCCCACTAGAGAGGGACATTATCATGGAAGGTCACAGAGGGGTCTTGGCTATCAGAAGATGCATCCAGCCTAGGGTACCTTCCACAGTGAAGCTGAATGTTTTGGAGCCCTGCAGCTGCCATTCTACTGAACTTTAG
- the LOC127776398 gene encoding early nodulin-93-like: MATVTRAHLEQRLALAKRCSREANIAGVKAAAVATIASAVPTLASVRMLPWAKANINPTGQALIICTAAGMAYFVAADKKILSLARRHSFENAPEHLKNTSFQGTGRPHPAFFRP; encoded by the exons ATGGCAACGGTGACCCGTGCACACCTGGAGCAGAGGCTCGCCCTCGCCAAGCGCTGCTCGCGTG AGGCGAACATTGCAGGGGTTAAGGCGGCTGCCGTTGCGACCATCGCTTCTGCAGTTCCCACC CTGGCGAGCGTGAGGATGCTGCCATGGGCGAAGGCCAACATCAACCCGACGGGGCAGGCGCTGATCATCTGCACGGCGGCCGGGATGGCAtacttcgtcgccgccgacaagAAGATCCTCTCGCTGGCGAGGAGGCACTCCTTCGAGAACGCACCTGAACACCTCAAGAACACCTCCTTCCAGGGCACCGGCCGCCCTCACCCTGCCTTCTTCAGGCCCTGA